ATGTACTGGTCCCACGCCTGCGTCGACGCCTTCGCGGCCGCGTCCCGCACCACCTTCTGCTGCGCCTCGCTCAGCCGGTCCATGGCCGCGTCGCTGGCGACGATCTCCAGCGTCGCGATGATGTGGTTGGTCTCGTAGATGTAGTCCTGCACCTCGTTGAGGCCCTCGCTGATGACCGTGACCATGCCGTTGTCCTGGCCGTCCACGACGCCGGTCTCCAACGCCGAGAACAGTTCGCCGAGCGGGATCACTTGGGCGCTACCACCGAGGTTCTCCGCCAGCCCGATGTGGATCGGGTTGTTCGGCATGCGGAACTTCTGGCCGGCGAAGTCCTCGATCGTCGTGAGCTTCTTGCTGCTGGTGAACGTGCGGGCGCTGTTCGGGCCCCAGCCGAGCACCTGGACGGTCGGGAACTTCTCCTCGAACTTCTGGTTCACCTCGGCGGCGATGTCCCCGGTCCAGACCTTCTTGGCGTGCTCGAGGTCGCGGTACAGGAACGGCCAGTCCGAGATCAGCATCGTGGGGAACTCCTGGTTCATCGGGGTCCCGACCACCGCCACCTCGATCGTGCCGTTGCGGACGCCGTCCCACAGATCGGCCTCGTTGCCGAGGGTGCCCGAGTGGTAGACCTCGACCTGGATCGCCCCGTCGGAGCCCTGCTCGACCTCGGGCTTGAACACCTCGTCGAGGACCTTGGCCATCGGGTGCGTCGCGCCCCAGTTGTCGCCCACCTTCAGGGTGATCGGCTGGTCCTTGGACGCGCCCCGGGGGCCGCCGCGCCCAGGTTGCACCCGGCCAGTGCCAGCGCCAACGCTCCGGCCAATGCGACCGTCGTTACCTTCTTCATCTCACCTGACTCCTTCGATCGGCGGGCTCCGGTGCCCGTCCTGCTCCGTCATCCTGGGAGGCGTCCGGGCGGCTGCTCCGATCGGATCGCCCCCGGGTCGTGTGCGGGGGTGTGCGCGACGTCGCCGTCGCGGCCCGGCGTCGAAAAGCGGGGTTTTCAAGGCAGGACGCTTGTATACAAACGAAGTATGGAAGAAGCGGTCAAGGTCGATTTTTGCCACCCTCGTTGCCCTAGGGTGGGCGCATGGCGAAGAGGGGGGTGGTGGCCGCGGTGCCGTGCAACGCGCGCGACCGGGCGTACGAGGACCTGCGTCGCCGCATCGTCATGGTGGAGCTGCCTCCCGGCGCCGCCCTGTCCGAGAACGAGATGGCCGTCGCGCTGGGGGTCTCCCGCACGCCGGTGCGGGAGGCGCTCCTGCTCCTGGCCAACGAGGGCCTCGTGCGCGTCTTCCCCAAGGTGGGCACGTTCGTGTCGCGGGTGGACGCCGAACAGGTCTCGGAGGCGCAGTTCATGCGGGAGGCCGTCGAGCTCGCGGCACTGGAGTCGATCCGCTTCCCGGTGTCCGCCGACGCGCTGCGGGCGCTCGAGGCGAACGTGGCCGAGCAGGATCGCGTGGGGGACGACCCCGCGCGGTTCTTCGAACTCGACGAGGCGTTCCACCGTGGCCTCATGGAACTCGGCGGTCATGGCCTGTCGTGGTCCTTCGTCGCGGCCGCGAAGGCGCACCTCGATCGGGCGCGGATGCTGGGCGTGACCCTGCTGCCGATCCTCGAGCCGCTGCGCCGCGAGCACCGCGCGATCTACGAGGCGGTGCGCGACGGTGACGGCCCGCGGGCGGCCGCCGCGCTCCGGGCTCACCTGCGCACCGTCTTCGACGACATCCAAACCATCCGTGCGCAACGGCCGGAACTGTTCCTCGCCGACCCGGACTCGCTCCCGACCCGTCGCTCGGTGGCCGTCTGGGAGTGACCTTCGGTTGCCGGGCACCCCGGGAATACCCGGGGCGTCCCCGGGGTTGAGTCTGGTGAACTCAACTTCTCGGATTGAGTCTGTTACGCTCAATCTCGAGTCACCCACAAACCTGGAGGTAAATCAACCATGGCACGTGCAGTCGGTATCGACCTCGGCACCACCAACTCCGTCGTCGCCGCCATGGAGGGCGGTGAGCCGACGGTCATCCCGAACGCGGAGGGCGCCCGCACGACGCCCTCCATCGTCGCCTTCTCCAAGAACGGCGAGGTCCTGGTCGGCGAGGTCGCCAAGCGCCAGGCCGTCACCAACGTCGATCGCACGATCCGCTCCGTCAAGCGCCACATGGGCACCGACTGGAGCATCGACGTCGACGGCAAGAAGTACACCGCGCAGGAGATCAGCGCCCGCGTCCTGCAGAAGCTGAAGCGCGACGCCGAGGCGTACCTGGGTGAGACGGTCACCAACGCCGTCATCACCGTCCCCGCCTACTTCGGCGACGCCGAGCGCCAGGCCACCAAGGAGGCCGGCGAGATCGCGGGCCTCACGGTCGACCGCATCATCAACGAGCCCACCGCCGCCGCGCTGGCCTACGGCCTCGACAAGGGCGACAAGGAGCAGACGGTCCTGGTCTTCGACCTGGGCGGCGGCACCTTCGACGTCTCGCTGCTCGACATCGCCGACGGCGTCTTCGAGGTGAAGGCCACCAAGGGCGACAACAAGCTGGGCGGCGACGACTGGGATCAGCGCATCGTCGACTGGCTGGTCAAGAAGTTCAAGGACGCCCACGGCGTCGACCTCAGCAAGGACAAGATGGCCCGCCAGCGCCTCCTCGAGGCGTCCGAGCGCGCCAAGATCGAGCTGAGCGCCGCGCAGGAGACCGAGATCAACCTGCCCTACATCACGGCGAGCTCCGAGGGCCCGCTGCACCTGGACGAGAAGCTCAGCCGCGCCGAGTTCCAGCGCATGACCCAGGACCTCCTGGAGCGCTGCCGCGCCCCGTTCAACGCGGTCATCAAGGACGCCAACACC
Above is a window of Propioniciclava coleopterorum DNA encoding:
- a CDS encoding TRAP transporter substrate-binding protein encodes the protein MQPGRGGPRGASKDQPITLKVGDNWGATHPMAKVLDEVFKPEVEQGSDGAIQVEVYHSGTLGNEADLWDGVRNGTIEVAVVGTPMNQEFPTMLISDWPFLYRDLEHAKKVWTGDIAAEVNQKFEEKFPTVQVLGWGPNSARTFTSSKKLTTIEDFAGQKFRMPNNPIHIGLAENLGGSAQVIPLGELFSALETGVVDGQDNGMVTVISEGLNEVQDYIYETNHIIATLEIVASDAAMDRLSEAQQKVVRDAAAKASTQAWDQYIASVDTDRQSLKDKGLTVTELTPADRDRMIEKIKPVTDKLYADNAWARELTDKIRAVS
- a CDS encoding GntR family transcriptional regulator; this encodes MAKRGVVAAVPCNARDRAYEDLRRRIVMVELPPGAALSENEMAVALGVSRTPVREALLLLANEGLVRVFPKVGTFVSRVDAEQVSEAQFMREAVELAALESIRFPVSADALRALEANVAEQDRVGDDPARFFELDEAFHRGLMELGGHGLSWSFVAAAKAHLDRARMLGVTLLPILEPLRREHRAIYEAVRDGDGPRAAAALRAHLRTVFDDIQTIRAQRPELFLADPDSLPTRRSVAVWE